The Hordeum vulgare subsp. vulgare chromosome 4H, MorexV3_pseudomolecules_assembly, whole genome shotgun sequence genomic interval TTCTATTCCTTTTGTCCTTATTCATATTTCCTAATTAACTTTGGCAAGGAACATTAGAGAGATATGTCATCATCGCTCCTTAGTTCATTTTTTTCTCGTTAGATAATGCTCCAGATTTTAATTTTGCACATGGCACCGTATTTTTCCAGCCCAACCCTCATGAGAGGCATCAGGCAAGGGAGAAGGCAGTAGCGGAGGCGATATCCGCCCGCTAGTTCGGCGTGCACGCGTCGGTCGATTCAGATAACTAGCTCCTCGTGGTGCTCCTCCGTCACTCGCGGACTATGGTAGAGGTCGACGTGAGTCGGCTCCGCCACAAGAACGTGAATGCACCCCTGCTTGCCATCGACCAGTTGGAGTGCGAGTTGACAGGGAAGGCGACGATCGAACCGAAGGTCGTCTGGTTGGCAAAGTAGCAGTCGATCGCGGTGTGTCGGATGGTCGATATTATATCCTCCGAGAACTCCCCTCTTCTCGTCGACGCCTACACTAAAGGCTACAACCTCACCAACGACTGCAAGGGAAAGAGACCAGCGTGGAAGTGGCTATGTCTGACGCCCCCTCTTTGTTTTATCGACGTTTCTAGTAGTTGTTTGGTGATGAACTTGATCTTTTGGTCCGTTTGTACAAAGTTGATGCTATTTCCAATGATGATCTATGTTGCTATATCCGTTCTATATTGTTATATCTTTATCTAGTTGTATGTCCGATGATCTACGTAGTTGATATGTCGATCTAGTTGTATATTGGGTGATACACGCAGTTTCTTTATGTTGCATGGATAGCATAGTTCTTTTTTTGGGGGGAGGGATGGGGGTGGTGGATATAGGGGCCGCTACAGAGGCAACAAAATGAGGGGTGACCAATCATTACCAACGGACGTTTAGGGGGAAGCTGAATTTaaagtccggttgtagatgctcttacatgCTTATAGTAATTCTCATGCTACACATGAGATCATTGAGTTGGAATGTTATATGGGAGAGGCAGGAAGGGTACATGGAGCGAACCATGCGACCACAAGGATTATCACACCATCATGCTTTGAGATTCACGCGCGAAATTAAACGCACGAGAGAGTGCTCCCTCAAAAAGTTCACTCCCAAAGAATGTTCGCTTGATAAAATTTCCGAAAAAAAAAACCGTGTTTAACCACCCATCCGCGAGTGACCCTGGCGTGCTCGGAGACCGTAGCAACCAAGCTGCCGCGTAGATCAGTCACTCGACGACAGTCAAGTGACAGCTTGACCTGGACTTTACCAGGTCAAAACTTACCCCTCGCCCAATCACAAGCCGCCAGGTGCCCTTCGTCTCACCGCCACCTGCCCGTCCGGTCGTGGAGGCGTCCCGACAGGTGGCAGTAGGGGGATCGCCGCGTACACGAGGCGCCTCCTCATTGGCCCGATCCTGCTTCCGGCGCGCTTATAAAAGAGCCCGGCAATGGCTGCTCTTGCTCACCAAATCAAGCTCTTCCTCCGCCGCTGCCCCCCCACAGCTCTCATTCCCTCACCAAATCGGCAGGTTCATCCTTGATCACCATTTCCTTCCTCTGCTTCTCCGTCTGTGTGGGTCTGTCGGTTTCTTGATCGACCAAGGGCATGGCGACGACGGCGGACTGGCGCGGCTATATGCCCGAACTTCCTGCGGCGATGTACCGCATGGCCGAGAGCAGGGACCAGGTGATGCACGCGTTCGCCCCGCCGGCGGCGCACGGCGCGGCGCCgaccatctccttctccttcccctgccCCGGCGCGGAGCAGGGCGGGGGCGCCGGCCTGCTCCGTGGCGCCAGCTACCTCACCCCCGCGCAAATCCTCCAGCTCCAGTCGCAGCTGCACCACGCGCGCCGGGCGCCGCCCGGCGCGGCCATGGCCATGGCCGCCGTGGGGCAGCCGATGAAGCGGCACGGCGTGGCGGCGCTCCCGGCGCGGCCGGCCGCCAAGCTGTACCGCGGCGTGCGGCAGCGGCATTGGGGGAAGTGGGTGGCCGAGATCCGCCTGCCCCGCAACCGCACCCGCCTCTGGCTCGGCACCTTCGACGCCGCCGAGGAGGCCGCGCTGGCCTACGACGCCGCCGCCTTCCGGCTCCGCGGCGAGTCCGCCAGGCTCAACTTCCCCGAGCTCAGGCGCGGCGGCCAGCACCACGGCCCGCCGCTCGACGCCGCCATCGACGCCAAGCTCCACTCCATCTGCCACGGGGAGGACCCGCCACAGAGCCAGAGCAATGCAACGCCGACGCCGACTTCTTTCCCGGACGTCAAGAGCGAGCCAGTCTGCTCCGTCTCCGAGAGCTCGTCGTCGGCCGACGGCGAGGTGTCCTCGTGCTCCGACGACGTCCCGGAGATGCAGCTTCTTGATTTCTCGGAGGCTCCGTGGGACGAGCACCTGCTGAGCAAGTACCCGTCGCTCGAGATCGACTGGGACGCCATCCTTTCCTGAATCAAGCTGCTAATGCTTGGTTCATAGCTCGATCAAAGTGATTGCTTCTGCTTTTATTAGGCTCTTGGATAGGTTATGGGTTTGATCAAGTATTCATGTGTACCACCATCGACCCCTGCTCTGCTTGGTTTTTGAATGGCATTGACAGGAAGGAGGTTCTATGTAGAAATTTAAGTATCTCATGTAGTTTATGATTCAATAAAGATACACTTTGGTACTTGAAATTGCTGTTGGTATGTACATGTACTCtctccgtcctaaaattcttatcttagatttatctataaatgaatgtatctaaatactaaaacatgactgGATATGAACacaagaattttaggacgaaGAAAGTATTTTGTATTGCAATTATTTTTAGATTAGCATAAAAGAAATGAGATGCAAATTTTAATATAAGATAGGTTCAAAAAGTTGAACGAAACATGAATTAACACTCACTCCGATCCATATTAACTGACGCGGCTTTAGTACAACTTACAGGGAGTATAAAAGTTGCGAATCTGTTCCTAAACGCGTCAACTGCTTTCAGGATTATGAGGTGAAAAAAAAAACTACCCTTGGTAAGAAATAAAAGATTTTGATGTTCTTGCACGAATTTGACTTTTAGAGACGACATAGCATGAGACGGATTTCACAgaaatcaccctcgcacaaatctCTTTCCGTCTCGAGTCTTGGCGCTTGATACTTTTGGTGTCAAAAACAAATATTAGTTTAGACGACATTCCGGCAATGTCAAATTCATATGATGTTATACACTTGCCATATTGTCATCAAGTACTTTGAGCCTTGCAAGTTGCAACCTCTTCCTGtgcctcaaagaaaaagaaagtacTACCTCTTTTGACTAATATGCAATTTGAACTATAGCATTTAaatcaagaaaaggaaaaccatgaATAATTTCCAAGTCCCTTAAAAACTCAAGACGATGAGCCTCTTCGGAATCTCTTCAATCTCAAAACTCCACTCCATGGGAGCTGCGGTTGTGGAGCGGAGATGATCCGAACAGGGGGCGAAATGACCAATAACCAATCGGAGAGACCAATAACCAATCGGAGGGCTGACGTGTCGCTCTAATCTTCAGAGCAGTCGCATAGTACACATACTTAACTACTTTATTCGAGGGACACATACACTGATACACTTAACCTTAGTTTGGGACAGAGCATGTAAGCACTAGTATAAAGTTGCAGCTGCAGAGAGGGGGAAAGCATCTGGATCTCTGTGTCACCGAGGTTTGAAAAGCAGAGGGAATCATGTGGGGGAGTCAGGAGTCCACGTTAGCGCAGCTCTGATCTTGCTTAGTGTAATGCTAACCCAGTTCCCCAGTAGGAGAGAGAAGCTAGGTTAGCTCCTCTCCTGGTTCATGGTTCAGTGTATGTTCCTCGGTGTAACTGTCGCTTCCATCAATCAGACAATGGCTTGTACGTATCCGGGCCTTGCGTTAGACGGATGATGCATGAACCTCGAGGAATGGACCGGTGAGGACGACGGATTAGCACCATCTTTGATGCACGAGGGAGGTTAGTTAACATGGGTTCAGTCTTGGTTTGTAGCATCAGAAAGCAGTTGGAAGGAACAAGCACATCTACACACTAGCTAGGCTTGTGGGGATTGTGTTGTCCTTTCAATATTGGCCAACCACGAAGAGCCATTTTAATTTTACAGCCACGACTCCTGGGGCCTGGGTGGTGAGGATGTGAACATCATCGAAGATGAGTGTGTTTGGATGATGCATTTTCTTACCTGCAAACTACTGCTAATGCCGAACGTGTGGATCCCGGCTGGCCTCCGTTGCTTTACAGATCGGTATGGCCTATCCAAACCCTTGCTTTTCTTTTCCGGCCATCCTCATGCTTTGGTCCATCCATCATGGCGTTTGACATCTCATGGTTCTCCATGCATATCCTCTCATGATCGGTGCAGCCATTCGCAGGTCAACCCCGTAACCATAACCCCCCACGGCCTGAGGTCAACACGGCGCCTGTTAGCAGATGCACTCAGCGGGAATGGAGGACAGGGACGGCCACTGCGGGCTGACACCTGCACAATCCTACTCATGGCTCCCAGTGCTCACTTGTGGGTTGACTTGTTCGGTGCTTTCAGAGGGTTTTGATTGGGCGAAACTGAAGGAGGATTAGTTAGTTTAATGGTGGTtgggaacccatccgtgctgccaTGGCTGCAAGGCTGACGAAAGTCGAACGCGTGATGTATCCATCCATTGGCCATTGCAGGGGCAACCCGGGAGTTGGCCATGACAGCATGGTCGCACTTGACCTCGCATGGGCCTGACCTCGACGCAACACTGACAGTGTAGCTTAGCTTAGTAGGCGTTGACTTGGGTGAAGGGCCTGCACTTGATCGCTTTGGTGCAGTGAAGTGATGGGATCGGGAGCGTGGAAGTGAGGCAGGTTGCTGATGGGATCGGGAGTGGACTATGGAAGTGAGGCAGGCAGTGGTcatgaatcatgatgcatgatgcatgaaCCCTTGGGCATTTGACGAGTTCTACGCGCGCGCTTGTGCGTGCGGGGGTGGTCATGTGCGTGCCATGCTCATGTTAAGAATCATGGCATGGGCCTGGGCGGGTGGTGAGTGGGCGGATGGACGTGCATCAGGGCCTGAAGCCATGTCGGCAAAGCACGAGTCCCTGTCAGACAGCACCACATTGACTGATCTGATCCTGGCGCTCCTGCGGGTTCACAGGTGTCGATTCGCTTGGCATCTCGGTCATATGCCGCCTGAGAATGTCAACAAGTTGGCAAGCATAGCTGGACTTTCTTCCCCGTCGCAACTGCAGCTGCCGGACGCTGAGCTCCAAGCGATTCTGGAGGAGCTGGCGGGCAGTGCATCTTGAGATCTTTGCGCCTTAAATCAGCAGTACTCCGTGTTTCCATGATTAGTTGCATTATGATCTGCACTGTGGGGCGCCTTTCTGGCCGCCGGGCGAAGCTACGGCTTCGTCATATATCTCGCTTATTTGCTTTGACTTCGAACCTCCGCAGCCTGTTTGTTTCCTATGAATGAACAACTTTCCCTTATTAGCTCGAATGTTCGTGGTCTCAATAACAGCGCCAAGCGCGCGGCAACCCACGCGCTCCTCAGCCCTCTTGGCCGCTCTATTATCTGTCTGCAGGAATCGAAACTGGCAGCGGTGTCCGTGGCTGACAGGAGAGAAATAGTTGGAGGCGGTTTTGACAGCCACGTCACCCTACCAGCGCAGGGTACCAGGGGCGGTATTCTGCTCTGCTGGCGTGGTGATCGCTTCAGTGCAGCCTCCGTTAGCATCCGCTCTTACTCGATCACGGTCTCCTTCCGCCCAATTGGTGGGGGTGATCAGTGGTCCTTGACAACGGTTTATGGGCCTCACGATGCACAAAGAAAGCAGGCGTTTCTTAACGAGCTAGCAGACATTCATAACACCATGACGGGCCCGTGGCTAATAATTGGTGATTTTAATCTGATCACCGACCCTAGGGACAAAAGCAATAATCGGATATGTCGGACATGGATGACCAAGTTCCGTCGCACGCTCAACAGATCCTGCCTGCATGAACTGCAGCTAATTGGACGAAGGTTCACCTGGAGCAATGGGCAAGCGAACCCAACGCTGGTCAGGCTAGATCGTGCATTCTGCAACGTAGACTGGGAGATGCTTTTCCCGATGGTCAGGCTGCTTCCCCAAGCATCTGGCATATTCGATCATTGCCCACTCCTGTTAATCAATGTTGCAGGTGTTAAAACAAATAGACGTTTCCGTTTTGAATCATACTGGCAATACATTGCTGGTTTCCACCAGGTAGTGGCGCAATCCTGGAACGAGCAGGCTGGCCAGAGATGCCCTTTGACCACACTTGACTTAAAGCTGAGACGGCTCAGCAAAGCTCTCCAGCGATGGAGTCGCACGCTAGTAGGTGATGTGCAGCGGCAACTGGCCGCGGTCACGGAGATCATTCTCCAGCTGGATGCGGTGCAAGACTTCAGGCAACTTTCGACTCCTGAAAGGGAGCTGCGCGCTAAACTGAAATCACGATCACTAGGCCTTGCGGTGCTCCTCAAAATCAAAATCAGACAGCGGAGTAGGGTACTCTGGTTGAAAGCAGGGGATGCCAATACAAAAAAATTCCAAAGAAAGGCCAACGCCCGGCGCAACAGAAATTTAATCCACGTCCTGCACGGCCCGGCAGGAGCAGTTTCGACCACGGGTGAGATGAATCAGCTTGCTCATGACTATTTCTCGAGCATCTTTGGCACCCCGCAGCCTACGGCAACTTCTCTTAACTGGGAAGCTTTGGACCTTAACCATGTTGACCTGTCGGATTTGGAAGAGGAATTCTCCCTTCACGAGATTAAGGAGGCGATCAATGACATGCCCACAGAGAAGGCCCCCGGACCAGATGGCTTCTCTGGCAGATTCTTCCGGGCTTGTTGGGAGGTTATCAAGATAGATGTGCAGGCCGCGCTTCAACAACTCCATCGAATGGACAGAAAAGGGATGCAGCGTGTAAACAAGGGGTTGATTGTGCTCATACCCAAGAAGCCTGGTGCTCACGTCTTGACTGATTTTAGACCAATCTCACTTATTCATAGCCTGATAAAATTGTTCGCAAAGATTCTAGCACGGCGGCTGAGCCCAAAAATAGAATTCCTGGTTAGTCAATGCCAAAGTGCGTTCATCAAAAAGCGCAGCATTCAGGAAGACTTCCTGTATGTCCAAAACACATTGCGCCATATGCATAGGACCAAGAAGCCGTCAGTCCTGCTTAAATTGGATATTGCCAAGGCCTTTGACTCAGTCTCCTGGACGTACATTCTTAATATGCTTGAGGCAAGGGGCTTTGGGGAGCGATGGCGGGAGTGGATTGCAATGCTGTTATGCACAGCTTCATCGCGCATTCTTATAAATGGTGACCAGTCCGAGTCAATTCCGCATCGCAGGGGTCTCAGACAAGGGGATCCAATATCCCCCTTTCTGTTTATCCTCGCGATGGAACCAATGCAACGATTGTTCGAGCTGGCCACGGAGGACCGCCTGCTATCTCCGCTGCCTGGGAGAAGAAAGCTCATGCGGTGCTCCTTCTATGCAGACGATGTAGCCATTTTCATAAACCCGGTAGAAGCAGACGCGAGAATGGTCAAGCGGTTGCTGGAATGCTTTGGGGCAGCTTCGGGACTGCAGATTAATTGTCATAAGAGCTCGGCTTTCCCCGTAAGGTGTGCTGGTCTGGACCTTGCAGCCATCCTAGCTCCGCTCAACATCATGGTCAAAACGCTCCCCACCACCTACTTAGGCCTGCCCTTGTCCCAAAAAGGGCTCACAAAAGCTCAGCTTGACCCCTTCATCCTCAAGTTTGCTAGGAGATCTGCGTGCTGGAAGGGTAGCCTAATGGCCAAAAGTGGGCGGCTGGTTCTGCTCAAAGCCAACCTAATTCCCCTTGCCATGTACTGGATGTCGGTTTTTAAACTTCCAATATGGGCGCAGAAGCTACTGGTCAGGTCCGCGTGAGCATGGCTGTGGGCAGGCTCCGACTCCTGCACGGGAGGTCAATGTAAAGTGGGGTGGAACCAGATATGTAGGCCAAAGCACCTTAGGGGTCTCGGAGTGTTAAATCTGAAATATTTTGGTGCAGCCCTTCGACTGCGATGGCTCTGGCTGGCATGGCGCAAACCAGATCGCCCATGGGTACGTTTTTCGGTACCATGTGATAGCAAGGACCACTCCTTGTTTTCCATGGCCACCACAATTACCATTGGGGACGGGAGATCAGCACAATTTTGGAATGACAGATGGCTATTTGGGGAATGCCCTAAGGTGGTTGCACCTGCTCTGTACAAGATTGCTACTCGAAAAAACAGATCGGTACACGACGCGCTGTCCAGAGACACGTGGCTAAACGACCTTGCCCATGGTCTAACGGATGACATGACCAACGAGTTATCAAACCTGGCAAATAGGGTGGATAGGGTAGTGCTCCAGGTCGGACAGCAGGATGAGATTGTTTGGAGATTTGCTACCAATGAAGAATACAGTGCGCGATCAGCTTATGCGCTGCAATTTGAGGGGACCACACCCAGGGATGGTTTCGAACTAATCTGGCAAGCCTGGGCGCCTGGGAACTGTAGATTCTTCGTTTGGACAGTCATGCTTGGGAAAATCATGACGGCAGATGCACTGCTGCGGAGAGGGTGCGACAATGAGTACTTCTGTCAATTATGTGAGCGTAGCCTTGAAACGCCAACTCATTTGTTCACAGAATGTCCCTGGTCAAGGAGGGTTTGGATCTGGGCAGCGGTTAAGGCTAGTTTACCTTCGCTACAGCCGACAAGG includes:
- the LOC123446962 gene encoding ethylene-responsive transcription factor RAP2-13-like; the protein is MATTADWRGYMPELPAAMYRMAESRDQVMHAFAPPAAHGAAPTISFSFPCPGAEQGGGAGLLRGASYLTPAQILQLQSQLHHARRAPPGAAMAMAAVGQPMKRHGVAALPARPAAKLYRGVRQRHWGKWVAEIRLPRNRTRLWLGTFDAAEEAALAYDAAAFRLRGESARLNFPELRRGGQHHGPPLDAAIDAKLHSICHGEDPPQSQSNATPTPTSFPDVKSEPVCSVSESSSSADGEVSSCSDDVPEMQLLDFSEAPWDEHLLSKYPSLEIDWDAILS